One part of the Actinomyces howellii genome encodes these proteins:
- a CDS encoding nucleotide exchange factor GrpE: MSADNSSAPSPGEPIDPELAEAVDSAFDGVVLDESGEVLDAGAGPVDQAGGDLAPAAEADRLRAEAAQASEDLARARADLYNLQQEYQGFVRRSREAAAGHREAGQAAVVEALIPVLDEIALADEHGDLTGPFATTAGKLEQVLADRFGLTRFGAVGEPFDPTVHEALMATESSEVSEPSIMLVLQPGYRLGERVLRAARVQVANPA; encoded by the coding sequence GTGAGCGCCGACAACAGCTCGGCCCCCTCTCCGGGCGAGCCGATCGACCCCGAGCTCGCCGAGGCCGTCGACTCCGCCTTCGACGGAGTCGTGCTCGACGAGTCCGGCGAGGTCCTCGACGCCGGGGCCGGCCCGGTCGACCAGGCCGGAGGGGATCTGGCCCCGGCGGCCGAGGCCGACAGGCTCCGGGCCGAGGCCGCCCAGGCCTCCGAGGACCTCGCCCGGGCCCGCGCCGACCTGTACAACCTCCAGCAGGAGTACCAGGGCTTCGTGCGGCGCTCGCGCGAGGCGGCGGCGGGACACCGTGAGGCGGGTCAGGCGGCCGTCGTCGAGGCCCTTATCCCGGTCCTCGACGAGATCGCGCTGGCTGACGAGCACGGGGACCTGACCGGCCCCTTCGCCACGACGGCGGGCAAGCTCGAGCAGGTCCTGGCCGACCGCTTCGGCCTCACGCGCTTCGGCGCGGTGGGCGAGCCCTTCGACCCCACCGTCCACGAGGCGCTCATGGCCACCGAGTCGAGCGAGGTGAGCGAGCCCAGCATCATGCTCGTCCTCCAGCCCGGCTACCGCCTGGGCGAGCGCGTCCTGCGCGCCGCCCGCGTCCAGGTGGCCAACCCCGCCTGA
- a CDS encoding DnaJ C-terminal domain-containing protein: MASQDWMTKDFYAVLGVAKDADPAAIKKAYRTLAKKYHPDRNPDDAAAAEKFKEIGEAYAVLSDEEERKQYDAIRSMAGGGARFTSGGAGGGTGFEDIFSTMFGGQTGSAGPDVDIDDLLRQFGAAGQAGYSTGRRSRSPFGFGFGSHPEPVKGPDVLTSATLSLRDAVAGTTVELLADGRTMKVRIPAGVHTGQKIRLRGKGRPGTAGGDNGDMVVTITVAKHPVYSIDGVNLRMDLPVTLAEAALGATVEVPLLDGTSTKVRIKPGTQSGTVLRVRGKGVVTSKKTGDLLVTVQVAVPKKLSKEAKEALSAFDAAMNGNDPRAGLASEAAQ; this comes from the coding sequence ATGGCCAGCCAGGACTGGATGACCAAGGACTTCTACGCCGTCCTCGGCGTCGCCAAGGACGCCGACCCCGCCGCCATCAAGAAGGCGTACCGCACGCTCGCCAAGAAGTACCACCCCGACCGCAACCCCGACGACGCCGCGGCCGCCGAGAAGTTCAAGGAGATCGGCGAGGCCTACGCGGTGCTCTCCGACGAGGAGGAGCGCAAGCAGTACGACGCCATCCGCTCGATGGCCGGTGGCGGCGCACGCTTCACCTCCGGCGGAGCCGGCGGCGGGACGGGCTTCGAGGACATCTTCTCGACGATGTTCGGCGGCCAGACCGGCTCGGCCGGGCCCGACGTCGACATCGACGACCTGCTGCGCCAGTTCGGCGCGGCCGGCCAGGCCGGCTACAGCACCGGCCGGCGCAGCCGCAGCCCCTTCGGCTTCGGCTTCGGCTCCCACCCCGAGCCGGTCAAGGGCCCTGACGTCCTGACCAGCGCCACGCTGTCGCTGCGCGACGCCGTGGCCGGCACGACCGTCGAGCTGCTCGCCGACGGGCGGACGATGAAGGTGCGCATCCCCGCCGGGGTGCACACCGGCCAGAAGATCCGCCTGCGCGGCAAGGGCCGGCCGGGCACCGCGGGCGGGGACAACGGCGACATGGTCGTGACGATCACCGTCGCCAAGCACCCGGTGTACTCCATCGACGGCGTCAACCTGCGCATGGACCTGCCGGTCACCCTCGCCGAGGCCGCCCTGGGCGCCACCGTCGAGGTGCCGCTGCTCGACGGGACCTCGACGAAGGTCCGCATCAAGCCCGGGACCCAGTCGGGCACCGTCCTGCGCGTGCGCGGCAAGGGCGTGGTCACCTCCAAGAAGACCGGTGACCTCCTCGTCACCGTGCAGGTGGCCGTGCCCAAGAAGCTGTCGAAGGAGGCCAAGGAGGCGCTGAGCGCCTTTGACGCGGCCATGAACGGCAACGACCCGCGCGCCGGGCTCGCGAGCGAGGCGGCGCAGTGA
- a CDS encoding heat shock protein transcriptional repressor HspR has translation MRARRRTGQGVDFLAQDAHDRPVYVISVAAELAGMHPQTLRQYDRLGLVVPARTSGRGRRYSHRDVERLRRIQDLSQEGVNLEGIRRILGLERRLEELEAENRALRARQAAVARVFAAAADGEVQVVAGRGPRPARPARTEPAPPGRPGTGLVLHRGW, from the coding sequence GTGAGAGCCCGACGGCGGACCGGCCAGGGCGTGGACTTCCTCGCCCAGGACGCCCACGACCGGCCGGTCTACGTCATCTCGGTGGCGGCCGAGCTCGCCGGGATGCACCCCCAGACGCTGCGCCAGTACGACCGGCTCGGGCTGGTCGTGCCGGCGCGCACCTCAGGCCGGGGCCGGCGCTACTCCCACCGGGACGTCGAACGTCTCCGCCGGATCCAGGACCTCAGCCAGGAGGGCGTCAACCTCGAGGGGATCCGCAGGATCCTGGGGCTCGAGCGGCGCCTGGAGGAGCTCGAGGCGGAGAACAGGGCCCTGCGCGCCCGACAGGCCGCGGTCGCGCGCGTCTTCGCCGCCGCGGCCGACGGCGAGGTGCAGGTGGTCGCCGGTCGCGGCCCCCGCCCCGCGCGCCCGGCGCGCACCGAGCCCGCCCCGCCCGGGCGCCCGGGCACGGGCCTGGTCCTGCACAGGGGCTGGTAA
- a CDS encoding prolyl oligopeptidase family serine peptidase: MSTSDAAPSPVPTGPALEAPGEDLPEVPAWLDEIEGERALAWVEEHNARTRTAFEGQESFEATRAALEAIMDSPDRIPAVAQAAGLLYNLWTDADHPRGLWRRTTWDSYRAGAPGAGGSTVWEELLDLDALGQAEGVAWVWHGAQVLRTGALAGRRALVDLSEGGSDTDVTRELDLDERRFVTPAEGGFSRAASKGSLSWADDEGQSVLSVADVGPGSLSPAGYPRQVRRLRRGAAAQDAEILLTAAPGDDGAWAHRDRWGRTWLLTHPDFHTEELWLLPEGAQTLPASRSQECLASEVTVPAPGAVHIDVPASAQAVAAWDLLLISLREDWTPGSDGAQDPEGARDAEGGHGPGTTYPAGALLAVGLEDFLAGSRQMEVLFTPTPSSSLTGWTTTAHHLVLTVLDDCVTVLEVLTPPAGSAPWTRRPLDLGPLARAGAEEGPGSWDEGPGTGARGAETAEAAAQGTDGPADPTLLRPGRPLLTVSAGAVDNRVDDRLWLTCSSFTRPTTLAVGSLDAEGALGGVEVLRAAPERFDARGVVASQHVAVSADGTRVPYFEVGRPARDEEGRPVPVPTILYGYGGFEVPLGAGYLPVTGKAWLERGGTYVIANTRGGGEYGPAWHRAGLKEGRHRVYEDFAAVARALVERGVTTRTGLAVHGGSNGGLLVGNVLTTYPELVGAVLCEVPLLDMSRYTSLLAGASWEAEYGDPEDPEQWASLRTFSPFHLLERGRHYPPTLLVTSTRDDRVHPAHARTMAHRLESLGQPVTYFENSEGGHGAASTNAQRAWMSALRYEFAWRTLRP, translated from the coding sequence ATGTCGACCTCGGACGCCGCCCCCTCCCCCGTACCGACCGGCCCCGCCCTCGAGGCACCGGGCGAGGACCTCCCCGAGGTCCCCGCCTGGCTCGACGAGATCGAGGGCGAGCGCGCCCTGGCCTGGGTCGAGGAGCACAACGCCCGCACACGCACCGCCTTCGAGGGGCAGGAGTCCTTCGAGGCCACCCGGGCGGCCCTCGAGGCGATCATGGACTCCCCCGACCGCATCCCCGCGGTCGCTCAGGCGGCCGGCCTGCTCTACAACCTGTGGACCGACGCCGACCACCCGCGGGGCCTGTGGCGGCGCACGACCTGGGACTCCTACCGCGCCGGGGCGCCGGGGGCGGGCGGGAGCACGGTCTGGGAGGAGCTCCTCGACCTCGACGCCCTGGGGCAGGCCGAGGGCGTGGCCTGGGTGTGGCACGGTGCGCAGGTGCTGCGCACCGGGGCGCTGGCCGGGCGACGCGCGCTGGTCGACCTGTCCGAGGGCGGCTCGGACACCGACGTCACCCGCGAGCTCGACCTTGACGAGCGCCGCTTCGTCACGCCCGCCGAGGGCGGCTTCTCCCGGGCCGCCTCCAAGGGCTCGCTGTCCTGGGCCGACGACGAGGGCCAGTCCGTCCTGTCGGTGGCCGACGTCGGACCCGGCTCGCTGTCCCCGGCCGGCTACCCGCGGCAGGTGCGCCGCCTGCGCCGGGGCGCCGCGGCGCAGGACGCCGAGATCCTCCTGACCGCGGCGCCGGGTGACGACGGCGCGTGGGCGCACCGGGACCGCTGGGGGCGCACCTGGCTGCTCACCCACCCTGACTTCCACACCGAGGAGCTGTGGCTCCTGCCCGAGGGCGCCCAGACGCTGCCCGCCTCGCGCTCACAGGAGTGCCTGGCCTCCGAGGTGACAGTCCCCGCTCCCGGTGCGGTGCACATCGACGTGCCCGCGTCGGCACAGGCCGTCGCGGCCTGGGACCTCCTGCTCATCAGCCTGCGCGAGGACTGGACGCCGGGATCCGACGGCGCCCAGGATCCTGAGGGCGCCCGGGATGCCGAGGGCGGGCACGGCCCCGGCACGACCTACCCGGCCGGCGCGCTGCTGGCCGTCGGGCTCGAGGACTTCCTGGCCGGATCGCGCCAGATGGAGGTGCTGTTCACCCCGACCCCGAGCTCGAGCCTCACCGGGTGGACGACCACCGCCCACCACCTCGTGCTCACCGTCCTCGACGACTGCGTGACGGTCCTCGAGGTCCTCACTCCCCCTGCCGGCTCGGCACCCTGGACGCGGCGCCCCCTCGACCTGGGGCCGCTGGCGCGCGCCGGGGCGGAGGAGGGGCCGGGATCGTGGGACGAGGGCCCAGGGACCGGCGCACGGGGCGCCGAGACCGCCGAGGCCGCCGCCCAGGGCACCGACGGCCCGGCAGACCCCACGCTCCTGCGCCCGGGACGCCCGCTCCTGACGGTCTCGGCCGGCGCCGTCGACAACCGTGTGGACGACCGCCTGTGGCTGACCTGCTCGTCCTTCACCCGCCCGACGACGCTGGCCGTCGGCTCCCTCGACGCCGAGGGCGCCCTGGGCGGTGTCGAGGTCCTCCGAGCAGCCCCCGAGCGTTTCGACGCCCGCGGCGTCGTGGCCAGCCAGCACGTGGCCGTCTCGGCCGACGGGACGCGGGTGCCCTACTTCGAGGTGGGCCGGCCGGCCCGCGACGAGGAGGGCCGCCCGGTGCCCGTCCCGACGATCCTCTACGGGTACGGCGGCTTCGAGGTGCCGCTGGGAGCGGGCTACCTGCCGGTGACCGGCAAGGCGTGGCTGGAGCGCGGCGGCACCTACGTCATCGCGAACACCCGTGGCGGCGGGGAGTACGGTCCTGCCTGGCACCGGGCCGGGCTCAAGGAGGGCAGGCACCGGGTCTACGAGGACTTCGCAGCGGTGGCCCGGGCGCTGGTCGAGCGCGGGGTGACGACCCGCACGGGGCTGGCTGTGCACGGCGGCTCCAACGGCGGCCTGCTCGTGGGCAACGTGCTCACGACCTACCCCGAGCTCGTCGGGGCGGTCCTGTGCGAGGTCCCGCTGCTCGACATGAGCCGCTACACCAGTCTTCTGGCCGGCGCCTCCTGGGAGGCCGAGTACGGGGACCCCGAGGACCCCGAGCAGTGGGCCAGCCTGCGCACCTTCTCCCCCTTCCACCTGCTCGAGCGCGGCAGGCACTACCCGCCGACGCTCCTGGTGACCTCCACCCGTGACGACCGGGTCCACCCGGCCCACGCGCGCACGATGGCCCACCGCCTGGAGTCGCTGGGCCAGCCGGTCACCTACTTCGAGAACTCCGAGGGAGGGCACGGCGCCGCCTCGACGAACGCCCAGCGGGCCTGGATGAGCGCGCTGAGGTACGAGTTCGCCTGGCGCACCCTGAGGCCCTGA
- a CDS encoding antitoxin has product MGIDDLKNKAEEALGSEKVESVSDTVLDKAADAAKKVTGGKFDSQVDAARDAADGKLGNA; this is encoded by the coding sequence ATGGGAATTGATGACCTGAAGAACAAGGCCGAGGAGGCCCTTGGCTCTGAGAAGGTCGAGTCCGTCTCGGACACCGTCCTGGACAAGGCTGCCGACGCCGCCAAGAAGGTGACCGGAGGCAAGTTCGACTCCCAGGTCGACGCCGCTCGGGACGCCGCTGACGGCAAGCTCGGCAACGCCTGA
- a CDS encoding ATP-dependent Clp protease ATP-binding subunit has protein sequence MDTNYTTRSQEAISGAIQAAAAAGNPQVDTAHLLAELLGQTDGVALGLLAAVDPDPGARTAVGAATRRVLTQLPTSSGSSVSQPQPSRALLAALEAADKEAKGMGDEYISTEHLLIGLASGDPSVDPVARILAEHGATAAALREALPSVRGSGRVTSPNPEGTYQALAKYGTDLTEAAREGKLDPVIGRDSEIRRVVQVLSRRTKNNPVLIGEPGVGKTAVVEGLAQRIVAGDVPESLRGKRLIALDLAGMVAGAKYRGEFEERLKAVLKEIKDSDGEVVTFIDELHTVVGAGGGSEGAMDAGNMLKPMLARGELRLVGATTLDEYRERIEKDPALERRFQQVFVGEPSVADTVAILRGIAPKYEAHHQVTISDGALVAAASLSDRYITGRQLPDKAIDLIDEAASRLRMELDSSPVEIDELRRRVDRMRMEEAYLADSLGDEAADPAAAERLERLRAELADASERLTALNARWEAEKAGHNKVGELRAALDELRTKADLAEREGRFEEAGRLRYGEMPALEAQIRDAEQAQAEADAAVVGPDGEQRPGAPEPMIAEKVGPTEIAEVISSWTGIPVGKLLAGEQRKLLEMEAELATRLIGQAAAVAAVADAVRRSRAGVSDPDRPTGSFLLLGPTGVGKTELAKALAEFLFDDERAIVRIDMSEYSEKHSVARLVGAPPGYVGYEEGGQLTEAVRRRPYSVVLLDEVEKAHPEVFDILLQVLDDGRLTDGQGRTVDFRNVILVLTSNLGSQFLIDPVLSPDEKREAVMTAVRQAFKPEFLNRLDDTLVFDPLTKEELGRIVDIQLTRMAQRLADRRLSLRVTDEARSWLADEGYDPAYGARPLRRLVQREIGDRLARMLLAGEVLDGQEVVVDVSPEGVLAGLVLSARGDAWAPSASSPGL, from the coding sequence ATGGACACGAACTACACGACCCGCTCCCAGGAGGCGATCAGCGGCGCCATCCAGGCGGCCGCGGCCGCGGGCAACCCCCAGGTCGACACCGCCCACCTCCTGGCCGAGCTGCTCGGCCAGACCGACGGGGTGGCCCTCGGGCTGCTCGCCGCCGTCGACCCCGACCCCGGCGCGCGGACCGCCGTCGGCGCAGCCACCCGCCGCGTCCTCACCCAGCTGCCGACCAGCTCGGGGTCCTCGGTCAGCCAGCCCCAGCCCTCCCGCGCCCTGCTGGCCGCCCTCGAGGCGGCCGACAAGGAGGCCAAGGGGATGGGTGACGAGTACATCTCCACCGAGCACCTGCTCATCGGCCTGGCCTCGGGCGACCCGTCGGTCGACCCGGTGGCACGGATCCTGGCGGAGCACGGCGCCACCGCGGCGGCTCTGCGCGAGGCCCTGCCCTCCGTGCGCGGCTCGGGCCGCGTCACCTCCCCCAACCCCGAGGGCACCTACCAGGCGCTGGCCAAGTACGGCACCGACCTGACCGAGGCCGCGCGTGAGGGCAAGCTCGACCCGGTCATCGGCCGCGACTCCGAGATCCGCCGGGTCGTCCAGGTCCTGAGCCGACGCACGAAGAACAACCCGGTCCTCATCGGGGAGCCCGGTGTCGGCAAGACCGCCGTCGTCGAGGGCCTGGCCCAGCGCATCGTCGCCGGCGACGTCCCCGAGTCCCTGCGCGGCAAGCGGCTCATCGCCCTCGACCTGGCTGGCATGGTCGCGGGCGCCAAGTACCGCGGCGAGTTCGAGGAGCGCCTCAAGGCGGTGCTCAAGGAGATCAAGGACTCCGACGGCGAGGTCGTCACCTTCATCGACGAGCTCCACACCGTCGTCGGTGCCGGAGGCGGCTCGGAGGGGGCGATGGACGCGGGCAACATGCTCAAGCCCATGCTCGCCCGCGGCGAGCTGCGCCTCGTCGGGGCAACGACCCTCGACGAGTACCGCGAGCGCATCGAGAAGGACCCCGCCCTCGAGCGCCGCTTCCAGCAGGTCTTCGTCGGTGAGCCCTCCGTGGCCGACACCGTGGCGATCCTGCGAGGCATCGCCCCCAAGTACGAGGCGCACCACCAGGTGACGATCTCCGACGGCGCCCTCGTGGCCGCCGCCTCCCTGTCCGACCGGTACATCACCGGCCGCCAGCTGCCCGACAAGGCCATCGACCTCATCGACGAGGCGGCCTCGCGCCTGCGCATGGAGCTCGACTCCAGCCCCGTCGAGATCGACGAGCTGCGCCGCCGCGTCGACCGCATGCGCATGGAGGAGGCCTACCTGGCCGACTCCCTGGGGGACGAGGCGGCCGACCCGGCCGCGGCCGAGCGCCTCGAGCGCCTGCGCGCCGAGCTGGCCGACGCCTCGGAGCGCCTCACCGCGCTCAACGCCCGGTGGGAGGCCGAGAAGGCCGGCCACAACAAGGTCGGTGAGCTGCGTGCCGCTCTCGACGAGCTGCGCACGAAGGCCGACCTGGCCGAGCGCGAGGGCCGTTTCGAGGAGGCAGGGCGCCTGCGCTACGGCGAGATGCCGGCCCTCGAGGCTCAGATCCGCGACGCCGAGCAGGCCCAGGCCGAGGCCGACGCCGCCGTCGTGGGCCCTGACGGCGAGCAGCGCCCCGGTGCCCCCGAGCCGATGATCGCCGAGAAGGTCGGACCGACCGAGATCGCGGAGGTCATCTCCTCGTGGACCGGCATCCCGGTGGGCAAGCTCCTGGCCGGCGAGCAGCGCAAGCTCCTCGAGATGGAGGCCGAGCTGGCCACCCGGCTCATCGGGCAGGCAGCGGCGGTCGCGGCCGTGGCCGACGCCGTGCGCCGCTCCCGCGCCGGGGTCTCCGACCCCGACCGCCCGACGGGGTCCTTCCTCCTCCTGGGCCCCACCGGGGTGGGAAAGACCGAGCTGGCCAAGGCCCTCGCGGAGTTCCTCTTCGACGACGAGCGAGCCATCGTGCGCATCGACATGAGCGAGTACTCCGAGAAGCACTCGGTGGCCCGGCTCGTGGGGGCCCCTCCCGGTTACGTCGGCTACGAGGAGGGCGGGCAGCTCACCGAGGCCGTCCGACGCCGCCCCTACTCGGTCGTGCTGCTCGACGAGGTCGAGAAGGCCCACCCCGAGGTCTTCGACATCCTCCTGCAGGTCCTCGACGACGGCCGGCTCACCGACGGCCAGGGGCGGACCGTCGACTTCCGCAACGTCATCCTCGTGCTCACCTCGAACCTGGGCAGCCAGTTCCTCATCGACCCCGTCCTGAGCCCCGACGAGAAGCGCGAGGCCGTCATGACCGCGGTGCGTCAGGCCTTCAAGCCCGAGTTCCTCAACCGCCTCGACGACACCCTCGTCTTCGACCCCCTGACCAAGGAGGAGCTGGGCAGGATCGTCGACATCCAGCTGACCAGGATGGCGCAGCGCCTGGCCGACCGCCGCCTGAGCCTGAGGGTCACCGACGAGGCCCGCTCCTGGCTCGCCGACGAGGGTTACGACCCCGCCTACGGCGCCCGGCCGTTGCGCCGCCTCGTCCAGCGCGAGATCGGGGACCGGCTGGCCCGGATGCTCCTGGCGGGGGAGGTCCTCGACGGTCAGGAGGTCGTCGTCGACGTCAGCCCCGAGGGCGTCCTGGCGGGCCTGGTCCTGTCGGCGCGGGGCGACGCCTGGGCGCCCTCGGCCTCCTCGCCCGGGCTCTGA
- a CDS encoding NAD(+) synthase has product MVFRSAYDQGFARVAAVTLPVVTADPAANAAAVIAQARALSDQGVCLAAFPELCLTGYAIDDLILQDVLLAEVLTALEELRAASAELLPLLVVGAPLRLGSRLYNCAVVIQGGAVRGVVPKSYPPTYREFYEARHVAAGVGAPARSILLRGVAGPAGGQDPGQDAGQDAGARDGAVVPFGTDLLFEVEDVAGLTVSVEVCEDMWVPVPPSCLAALDGATVQVNISGSPITVGRSEDRMLLARASSARNLSAYLYAAAGQGESTTDLSWDGQTFVYDNGELLGSTERFPDGPRATVADVDLEGLLAERLRQGTFEDNRRALAAGSGAPERRTVRIGRQEMAVPRTDIGLRRTVDRFPFVPDDPARLAQDCYEAYNIQVAGLVQRLRAIGNPLVVIGVSGGLDSTHALIVAARAMDRLGRPRSDIHAITMPGFATSEQTKHNALALATALGCRVEELDIRPTATTMLTEMGHPYGRGERGREVYDVTFENVQAGLRTDFLFRIANARGGIVLGTGDLSELALGWCTFGVGDQMSHYNVNGGIPKTLIQHLIRWVAAEGLFPAEASRVLKAVLDTEISPELVPASDSEPIQSTQARIGPYALQDFTLWHVLRRGSRPSRIAFLAEKAWSDASAGQWPEGLPDSERVSYTLAEIRSWELVFLRRFFANQFKRSTLPNGPKVVAGGSLSPRGDWRMPSDASAAAWVAELERNVPPT; this is encoded by the coding sequence ATCGTGTTCCGCTCGGCCTACGACCAGGGCTTCGCGCGCGTCGCCGCCGTCACCCTGCCCGTCGTGACGGCGGACCCGGCCGCCAACGCCGCGGCGGTCATCGCCCAGGCCCGGGCCCTGTCGGACCAGGGGGTGTGCCTGGCCGCCTTTCCCGAGCTGTGCCTGACCGGCTACGCCATCGACGACCTCATCCTCCAGGACGTCCTGCTCGCCGAGGTCCTCACGGCTCTCGAGGAGCTTCGTGCCGCCTCGGCCGAGCTCCTGCCCCTGCTCGTCGTCGGGGCGCCGCTGCGCCTGGGCAGCCGCCTGTACAACTGCGCGGTGGTCATCCAGGGCGGGGCGGTGCGCGGCGTCGTGCCCAAGTCCTACCCGCCCACCTACCGCGAGTTCTACGAGGCTCGCCACGTCGCCGCCGGCGTCGGGGCACCCGCCAGGAGCATCCTCCTGCGGGGCGTGGCAGGGCCCGCAGGAGGCCAGGACCCCGGGCAGGACGCCGGCCAGGACGCTGGGGCGCGGGACGGGGCCGTCGTCCCCTTCGGCACGGACCTGCTCTTCGAGGTCGAGGACGTCGCGGGCCTGACCGTCAGCGTCGAGGTCTGCGAGGACATGTGGGTGCCGGTGCCCCCCTCCTGCCTGGCGGCCCTCGACGGGGCGACGGTCCAGGTCAACATCTCCGGGTCCCCGATCACCGTGGGGCGGTCCGAGGACCGCATGCTCCTGGCCCGCGCCTCCTCGGCCCGCAACCTCTCCGCCTACCTCTACGCGGCCGCGGGCCAGGGCGAGTCGACCACCGACCTGTCCTGGGACGGTCAGACCTTCGTCTACGACAACGGCGAGCTCCTGGGCTCCACCGAGCGGTTCCCGGACGGGCCGCGGGCCACGGTCGCGGACGTCGACCTCGAGGGGCTGCTCGCCGAGCGCCTGCGCCAGGGCACCTTCGAGGACAACCGGCGGGCCCTGGCCGCCGGCTCCGGGGCCCCGGAGCGCAGGACGGTGCGCATCGGGCGCCAGGAGATGGCCGTCCCGCGCACCGACATCGGCCTGCGGCGCACCGTCGACCGCTTCCCCTTCGTCCCCGACGACCCCGCCCGCCTGGCCCAGGACTGCTACGAGGCCTACAACATCCAGGTCGCCGGGCTCGTCCAGCGGCTGCGGGCCATCGGCAACCCGCTCGTCGTCATCGGGGTGTCCGGCGGGCTGGACTCGACCCACGCCCTCATCGTGGCGGCCCGGGCCATGGACCGCCTGGGCCGTCCCCGCTCGGACATCCACGCCATCACGATGCCCGGCTTCGCCACGAGCGAGCAGACCAAGCACAACGCGCTCGCCCTCGCCACGGCGCTGGGATGCCGGGTCGAGGAGCTCGACATCCGCCCCACGGCCACGACCATGCTCACCGAGATGGGCCACCCCTACGGGCGCGGCGAGCGGGGCAGGGAGGTCTACGACGTCACCTTCGAGAACGTCCAGGCCGGCCTGCGCACCGACTTCCTGTTCCGTATCGCCAACGCCCGCGGCGGCATCGTCCTGGGCACCGGCGACCTGTCCGAGCTGGCCCTGGGCTGGTGCACCTTCGGGGTGGGCGACCAGATGTCGCACTACAACGTCAACGGCGGCATCCCCAAGACCCTCATCCAGCACCTCATCCGCTGGGTGGCGGCCGAGGGCCTGTTCCCCGCCGAGGCCTCCCGCGTCCTGAAGGCGGTGCTCGACACCGAGATCAGCCCCGAGCTCGTGCCCGCCTCCGACTCCGAGCCCATCCAGTCCACCCAGGCCCGGATCGGGCCCTACGCCCTCCAGGACTTCACGCTGTGGCACGTCCTGCGCCGCGGCTCGCGGCCCAGCCGCATCGCCTTCCTGGCGGAGAAGGCCTGGTCGGACGCCTCGGCGGGGCAGTGGCCCGAGGGCCTGCCCGACTCCGAGCGGGTGTCCTACACCCTGGCCGAGATCCGCTCCTGGGAGCTCGTGTTCCTCCGTCGCTTCTTCGCCAACCAGTTCAAGCGCTCGACACTGCCCAACGGCCCCAAGGTGGTGGCCGGAGGCTCGCTGTCCCCCCGGGGCGACTGGCGCATGCCCTCGGACGCCAGCGCCGCGGCCTGGGTCGCCGAGCTCGAGCGCAACGTGCCGCCGACCTGA
- a CDS encoding HAD hydrolase family protein yields MRKLISTDLDGTIILNAAIGEADLAAMARWRAAGNLLVLNTGRSLGALRHALEGVDLAFDRAILYTGAVLIDGSYEILEAADLPLGVADDVLELVRDRGQMSVFATTLDGDLLLHDAIGSSSQLLSLFERGSRADLDGRRLVGVPVRGLEPTVLDEVHREVERRWEGVVVGFRNQDFLDIVPAGSSKGGGLVGLVHELTAPGGTCAGERIETWSLGDSWNDITMHQAADHAAALPWSPPEVVAAAGRTVGSLAELVEELLGR; encoded by the coding sequence ATGCGCAAGCTCATCTCCACCGACCTCGACGGCACCATCATCCTCAACGCGGCGATCGGCGAGGCCGACCTGGCGGCGATGGCGCGCTGGCGCGCGGCCGGCAACCTCCTCGTCCTCAACACCGGGCGCTCCCTGGGGGCGCTGCGCCACGCCCTGGAGGGTGTCGACCTCGCCTTCGACCGCGCCATCCTCTACACGGGCGCGGTCCTCATCGACGGGTCCTACGAGATCCTCGAGGCCGCTGACCTGCCGCTGGGGGTGGCCGACGACGTCCTCGAGCTGGTCCGGGACCGCGGGCAGATGTCGGTGTTCGCCACGACGCTGGACGGCGACCTGCTCCTCCACGACGCCATCGGCTCGAGCTCGCAGCTGCTGTCGCTGTTCGAGCGCGGCTCGCGGGCCGATCTCGACGGGCGCCGGCTCGTCGGCGTGCCGGTGCGCGGCCTGGAGCCGACGGTCCTCGACGAGGTCCACCGCGAGGTCGAGCGGCGCTGGGAGGGAGTGGTCGTCGGCTTCAGGAACCAGGACTTCCTCGACATCGTGCCCGCAGGCTCCTCCAAGGGCGGAGGACTGGTCGGGCTCGTCCACGAGCTGACGGCCCCGGGAGGGACCTGCGCGGGAGAGCGCATCGAGACCTGGTCGCTGGGTGACTCCTGGAACGACATCACGATGCACCAGGCGGCCGACCACGCAGCGGCCCTGCCCTGGTCGCCGCCGGAGGTGGTCGCCGCCGCGGGTCGAACGGTCGGGTCCCTGGCCGAGCTCGTCGAGGAGCTCCTCGGGCGGTGA
- a CDS encoding PTS sugar transporter subunit IIA, which translates to MVAVIVAAHGHLAEGLLASSSMIAGPQEDVTGITFDPSEGPEDLLAKYAAAIEASPSDEYLILVDLLGGSPYNAAARAAATREDADVVTGVNLPMLVEVLGRRMLGADLAELVEVARTAGSGGVQVLSEIFTPAPTTDDSDDEGDEL; encoded by the coding sequence ATGGTCGCTGTGATCGTCGCGGCCCACGGTCATCTCGCGGAGGGGCTGCTCGCCTCCTCGTCGATGATCGCCGGCCCCCAGGAAGATGTCACCGGGATCACCTTCGACCCCTCGGAGGGCCCGGAGGACCTCCTCGCCAAGTACGCCGCCGCCATCGAGGCCTCCCCGAGCGATGAGTACCTCATCCTCGTCGACCTCCTGGGCGGCAGCCCCTACAACGCCGCGGCCCGGGCCGCGGCCACGCGCGAGGACGCCGACGTCGTCACCGGCGTCAACCTGCCCATGCTCGTCGAGGTCCTCGGCCGACGGATGCTCGGCGCCGACCTGGCCGAGCTCGTCGAGGTCGCTCGGACCGCCGGCTCCGGCGGGGTGCAGGTCCTGTCCGAGATCTTCACCCCCGCACCCACCACCGATGACTCCGACGATGAAGGAGACGAGCTCTGA